A region of Haemorhous mexicanus isolate bHaeMex1 chromosome 24, bHaeMex1.pri, whole genome shotgun sequence DNA encodes the following proteins:
- the IFT46 gene encoding intraflagellar transport protein 46 homolog isoform X2, with protein sequence MATVAAAASAARREARRAEPRPVENQPYDESLELPEADPGTRSPRAGAASRLRDSRRPGVSVGAAGNGGRGSGGKEEAAAQFPGPATFSEDDDEDDEDSEEDSSESDSEEDSEEHGAALEGDFNPADFDYLQVSSEIKDLFEYIKRYTPKTIEIEHKLQPFIPDFIPAVGDIDAFLKVPRPDGKPDNLGLLVLDEPSTKQSDPTVLSLWLTENSKQHNITQIKVKSLENAENNPKAIESWIESISELHRCKPPATVHYSRPMPDIETLMQEWSPEFEELLGKVGLPSAEMSCDLAEYIDMICAILDIPVYKSRIHPLHVLFSLFLEFKNSQHFKPLADGQKGRSPPSNPPSQAAEAEVLSFN encoded by the exons ATGGCGacggtggcggcggcggcgtcGGCGGCGCGGCGGGAAGCGAGGCGGGCGGAG CCCCGCCCGGTGGAGAACCAGCCGTACGAcgagagcctggagctgcctgaggCCGATCCCGGAACCCGCTCGCCGCGGGCGGGGGCCGCGAGCCGCCTGCGGGACTCCCGTCGGCCCGGGGTGTCCGTCGGAGCGGCCGGGAACGGCGGCCGGGGCAGCGGAGGGAAG GAGGAGGCAGCGGCGCAGTTCCCCGGCCCAGCCACCTTCAGCGAGGATGACGACGAGGACGATGAGGACTCGGAGGAAGATTCCTCGGAGAGCGACTCGGAGGAGGACTCGGAGGAGCACGGGGCCGCTCTGGAGGG TGACTTCAATCCAGCAGATTTTGACTACCTGCAAGTGTCTTCTGAAATCAAAGATCTCTTTGAATACATCAAGAG ATACACTCCCAAAACAATAGAGATTGAGCACAAGCTGCAGCCTTTTATTCCAGACTTTATTCCTGCTGTTGGAGACATTGATGCATTCCTAAAG gttCCTCGTCCCGATGGCAAGCCTGACAACCTTGGCCTGCTGGTCCTGGATGAGCCCTCAACCAAGCAGTCAGATCCCACCGTGCTCTCTCTCTGGCTGACAGAGAACTCCAAGCAGCACAACATCACA CAAATAAAAGTGAAGAGTTTGGAGAATGCAGAAAATAACCCTAAAGCCATTGAGAGCTGGATTGAAAGTATTAGTGAACTGCATCGCTgcaagcctcctgccacagtccATTACTCCAG GCCAATGCCTGACATTGAGACCCTGATGCAGGAATGGTCACCAGAATTCGAGGAGCTCCTGGGAAAG GTGGGTCTTCCGAGCGCAGAGATGAGCTGTGACCTTGCCGAGTACATCGACATGATCTGCG CCATTCTGGACATCCCCGTGTACAAGAGCCGGATCCACCCTCTGCATgtcctcttctccctcttcttgGAGTTCAAGAACTCGCAG cactTCAAGCCCCTGGCTGATGGGCAGAAGGGCAGGAGCCCACCATCCAACCCACCCTCACAAGCAGCGGAGGCAGAGGTGTTGAGCTTTAACTGA
- the IFT46 gene encoding intraflagellar transport protein 46 homolog isoform X1: MATVAAAASAARREARRAEPRPVENQPYDESLELPEADPGTRSPRAGAASRLRDSRRPGVSVGAAGNGGRGSGGKEEAAAQFPGPATFSEDDDEDDEDSEEDSSESDSEEDSEEHGAALEGDFNPADFDYLQVSSEIKDLFEYIKRYTPKTIEIEHKLQPFIPDFIPAVGDIDAFLKVPRPDGKPDNLGLLVLDEPSTKQSDPTVLSLWLTENSKQHNITQQIKVKSLENAENNPKAIESWIESISELHRCKPPATVHYSRPMPDIETLMQEWSPEFEELLGKVGLPSAEMSCDLAEYIDMICAILDIPVYKSRIHPLHVLFSLFLEFKNSQHFKPLADGQKGRSPPSNPPSQAAEAEVLSFN, translated from the exons ATGGCGacggtggcggcggcggcgtcGGCGGCGCGGCGGGAAGCGAGGCGGGCGGAG CCCCGCCCGGTGGAGAACCAGCCGTACGAcgagagcctggagctgcctgaggCCGATCCCGGAACCCGCTCGCCGCGGGCGGGGGCCGCGAGCCGCCTGCGGGACTCCCGTCGGCCCGGGGTGTCCGTCGGAGCGGCCGGGAACGGCGGCCGGGGCAGCGGAGGGAAG GAGGAGGCAGCGGCGCAGTTCCCCGGCCCAGCCACCTTCAGCGAGGATGACGACGAGGACGATGAGGACTCGGAGGAAGATTCCTCGGAGAGCGACTCGGAGGAGGACTCGGAGGAGCACGGGGCCGCTCTGGAGGG TGACTTCAATCCAGCAGATTTTGACTACCTGCAAGTGTCTTCTGAAATCAAAGATCTCTTTGAATACATCAAGAG ATACACTCCCAAAACAATAGAGATTGAGCACAAGCTGCAGCCTTTTATTCCAGACTTTATTCCTGCTGTTGGAGACATTGATGCATTCCTAAAG gttCCTCGTCCCGATGGCAAGCCTGACAACCTTGGCCTGCTGGTCCTGGATGAGCCCTCAACCAAGCAGTCAGATCCCACCGTGCTCTCTCTCTGGCTGACAGAGAACTCCAAGCAGCACAACATCACA CAGCAAATAAAAGTGAAGAGTTTGGAGAATGCAGAAAATAACCCTAAAGCCATTGAGAGCTGGATTGAAAGTATTAGTGAACTGCATCGCTgcaagcctcctgccacagtccATTACTCCAG GCCAATGCCTGACATTGAGACCCTGATGCAGGAATGGTCACCAGAATTCGAGGAGCTCCTGGGAAAG GTGGGTCTTCCGAGCGCAGAGATGAGCTGTGACCTTGCCGAGTACATCGACATGATCTGCG CCATTCTGGACATCCCCGTGTACAAGAGCCGGATCCACCCTCTGCATgtcctcttctccctcttcttgGAGTTCAAGAACTCGCAG cactTCAAGCCCCTGGCTGATGGGCAGAAGGGCAGGAGCCCACCATCCAACCCACCCTCACAAGCAGCGGAGGCAGAGGTGTTGAGCTTTAACTGA
- the IFT46 gene encoding intraflagellar transport protein 46 homolog isoform X3 yields the protein MATVAAAASAARREARRAEEEAAAQFPGPATFSEDDDEDDEDSEEDSSESDSEEDSEEHGAALEGDFNPADFDYLQVSSEIKDLFEYIKRYTPKTIEIEHKLQPFIPDFIPAVGDIDAFLKVPRPDGKPDNLGLLVLDEPSTKQSDPTVLSLWLTENSKQHNITQQIKVKSLENAENNPKAIESWIESISELHRCKPPATVHYSRPMPDIETLMQEWSPEFEELLGKVGLPSAEMSCDLAEYIDMICAILDIPVYKSRIHPLHVLFSLFLEFKNSQHFKPLADGQKGRSPPSNPPSQAAEAEVLSFN from the exons ATGGCGacggtggcggcggcggcgtcGGCGGCGCGGCGGGAAGCGAGGCGGGCGGAG GAGGAGGCAGCGGCGCAGTTCCCCGGCCCAGCCACCTTCAGCGAGGATGACGACGAGGACGATGAGGACTCGGAGGAAGATTCCTCGGAGAGCGACTCGGAGGAGGACTCGGAGGAGCACGGGGCCGCTCTGGAGGG TGACTTCAATCCAGCAGATTTTGACTACCTGCAAGTGTCTTCTGAAATCAAAGATCTCTTTGAATACATCAAGAG ATACACTCCCAAAACAATAGAGATTGAGCACAAGCTGCAGCCTTTTATTCCAGACTTTATTCCTGCTGTTGGAGACATTGATGCATTCCTAAAG gttCCTCGTCCCGATGGCAAGCCTGACAACCTTGGCCTGCTGGTCCTGGATGAGCCCTCAACCAAGCAGTCAGATCCCACCGTGCTCTCTCTCTGGCTGACAGAGAACTCCAAGCAGCACAACATCACA CAGCAAATAAAAGTGAAGAGTTTGGAGAATGCAGAAAATAACCCTAAAGCCATTGAGAGCTGGATTGAAAGTATTAGTGAACTGCATCGCTgcaagcctcctgccacagtccATTACTCCAG GCCAATGCCTGACATTGAGACCCTGATGCAGGAATGGTCACCAGAATTCGAGGAGCTCCTGGGAAAG GTGGGTCTTCCGAGCGCAGAGATGAGCTGTGACCTTGCCGAGTACATCGACATGATCTGCG CCATTCTGGACATCCCCGTGTACAAGAGCCGGATCCACCCTCTGCATgtcctcttctccctcttcttgGAGTTCAAGAACTCGCAG cactTCAAGCCCCTGGCTGATGGGCAGAAGGGCAGGAGCCCACCATCCAACCCACCCTCACAAGCAGCGGAGGCAGAGGTGTTGAGCTTTAACTGA